The Arachis hypogaea cultivar Tifrunner chromosome 16, arahy.Tifrunner.gnm2.J5K5, whole genome shotgun sequence genome contains a region encoding:
- the LOC112757411 gene encoding uncharacterized protein translates to MDTRRKPSSMAVECLEIFHGVDQTAFRMLRQVLNREVTQSLMVIAFLLSMETMGLSGILQTAIKKDGRFMNSLAEDCVICLQCLLSPEFSGVLDKSRKLETLRHALKTELTLYQVHRIRSILLTIIPDTLSNICSRILGDVTMDAVWLEYQRNLARLLGFNTHDDGISVAPEELSRHNNGRRMHMQQGGRQTEQEKGNQKYICKELDDAEHPKTLTVCFGRESMPTADGIAEFFCNLFGHVVQKVTVMPRREKDSGDFAFVLFNDASIPGIIMETKMLFIIPYKA, encoded by the coding sequence ATGGATACTAGAAGGAAGCCCTCAAGCATGGCAGTCGAATGTTTGGAAATATTTCATGGAGTCGATCAAACTGCATTCAGGATGCTGAGACAAGTCCTTAACCGTGAAGTTACACAGTCATTGATGGTCATCGCATTTCTACTGTCAATGGAGACCATGGGACTGAGCGGTATTCTGCAAACTGCCATAAAAAAGGACGGCAGGTTTATGAACAGTCTTGCCGAGGATTGTGTCATCTGTTTGCAATGCCTACTATCTCCCGAGTTCTCAGGGGTTCTGGACAAATCCAGAAAACTCGAAACCCTCAGACACGCGTTGAAAACTGAGCTCACCTTATACCAGGTTCATAGGATAAGATCCATCCTCCTAACCATAATTCCCGATACCCTTTCAAATATTTGCTCTAGAATTCTAGGCGACGTAACAATGGATGCTGTGTGGTTAGAGTATCAAAGGAATCTTGCAAGATTATTGGGTTTCAACACACATGACGATGGCATATCAGTTGCACCAGAGGAATTGAGCAGACACAACAATGGCCGACGAATGCATATGCAACAAGGAGGAAGGCAAACTGAGCAAGAAAAGGGAAATCAGAAGTACATTTGCAAGGAGCTGGACGATGCGGAACATCCAAAGACACTGACCGTATGCTTCGGTCGAGAGTCTATGCCCACTGCGGATGGAATTGCTGAGTTTTTTTGCAACTTGTTTGGTCATGTGGTTCAAAAGGTGACAGTCATGCCTCGGAGGGAGAAAGACTCAGGTGATTTTGCTTTTGTTCTTTTCAACGACGCCTCAATCCCGGGTATTATCATGGAGACAAAAATGTTGTTCATCATACCATACAAGGCATGA